A window from Eretmochelys imbricata isolate rEreImb1 chromosome 23, rEreImb1.hap1, whole genome shotgun sequence encodes these proteins:
- the ZFP36 gene encoding mRNA decay activator protein ZFP36 — protein MSSMVDVKTLYENLLNLNLSEEGDAPAGSEPRGGSGDSHVWPLRTVWSPSVEQVLSPPEPAAPRPSFRTDRSLSLIEGRTLPPPPPGFPPLQPPPAPALSARYKTELCRTYSETGRCRYGAKCQFAHGAGELRTLSRHPKYKTELCHKFYLHGECPYGSRCHFVHYPEERGLAASPQLLRQSLSYTGVPAGRQASPPPGISDLASFARAPSISPPPAGDLLSPSFTRLNSEPVPRVATLGEALAASSSAPGGRCTCRCGGTARLGTFESPRDYFAAAPGTPVASGLPRTPSSNSLSDQDCYSSSGSLSGSESPVFEMLPASGTWNGTRRLPIFNRISVSE, from the exons ATGAGCTCCATGGTGGATGTAAAAACCCTGTACGAG aacctcttgAACCTGAATCTGAGCGAGGAGGGGGATGCTCCGGCCGGCTCCGAGCCCCGGGGGGGCAGCGGCGACTCCCACGTCTGGCCCCTGCGCACGGTCTGGAGCCCCAGCGTGGAGCAGGTGCTCTCCCCGCCCGAGCCGGCggccccccgcccctccttccGCACCGACCGGTCCCTCAGCCTGATCGAGGGCCGAAccctgccgccccccccgcccggctTCCCCCCGCTGCAGCCCCCGCCGGCCCCCGCCCTCTCGGCCCGCTACAAGACGGAGCTCTGCCGCACCTACAGCGAGACGGGCCGCTGCCGGTACGGGGCCAAATGCCAGTTCGCCCACGGGGCCGGGGAGCTGCGGACCCTCAGCCGCCACCCCAAGTACAAGACGGAGCTGTGCCACAAATTCTACCTCCATGGCGAATGCCCCTACGGCTCCCGCTGCCACTTCGTTCACTACCCGGAAGAGCGGGGGCTGGCTGCTTCCCCGCAGCTTCTGCGCCAGAGTCTCAGCTACACCGGGGTGCCTGCTGGCCGCCAGGCCTCCCCGCCGCCCGGCATCTCCGACCTGGCCTCTTTCGCCCGGGCGCCCTCCATCTCCCCGCCTCCTGCCGGTGACCTCCTCTCGCCGTCCTTTACCCGCCTCAACTCGGAGCCTGTGCCTCGCGTGGCCACCCTGGGAGAAGCCCTGGctgcctcctcctctgcccccggCGGGCGCTGCACCTGCCGCTGCGGGGGCACCGCCAGGCTGGGCACCTTCGAGAGCCCCCGGGACTACTTCGCCGCTGCCCCGGGGACTCCCGTCGCCTCCGGCCTCCCCAGGACCCCGTCGTCCAACTCGCTCTCCGACCAGGATTGCTACAGCAGCTCGGGCAGCCTCAGCGGCTCCGAATCGCCCGTCTTCGAGATGCTGCCCGCCAGTGGGACCTGGAATGGGACCCGCCGGCTGCCCATCTTCAACCGCATCTCCGTGTCGGAGTGA